A part of Sparus aurata chromosome 19, fSpaAur1.1, whole genome shotgun sequence genomic DNA contains:
- the dnajc13 gene encoding dnaJ homolog subfamily C member 13 isoform X2 — MNVVKENKDLACFYTTKHSWRGKYKRVFSVGTHGITTYNPTTLEVTNQWPYGDICGIGPVGKGQGTEFNLTFRKGSGKKSETLKFSTEHRTELLTEALRFRTEFSEGKITGRRYNCYKHHWSDTRKAVSLEVTPGGIDQIDPQTNRVVCSYDYRNVEGFVEVSDYQGGFCILYGGFSRLHLFASEHRDDIIRCAIEHAGNFIGITLRLRKDALTFEDFVTDRLGKYSSDESITSLAEFVVQKITPRHPEPVKRILALTETCLVERDPASYNIVTIKPFGEVFALICDIDNPQVFTVEFIRGQIRKFSSTERDSLLASLLDGVRASGNRDVCVKMAPTQRGQRWGLLSMPVDEEVESLHLKFLAAPPNGNFADAVFRFNANISYSGVLHAVTQDGLFSENKEKLINNAILALLSQEAELPALNAELESHFQAIRRLVASKAGFQAFTQLPKFREKLGVKTVKALKRNNNGVTHAAVDMLCALMCPMHDDYDLRQEQLNKASLLSSKKFLENLLEKFITNVDHGTGALVISSLLDFLTFALCAPYSETTEGQQFDMLLEMVAANGRTLFKLFQHPSMAIVKGAGLVMKAIIEEGDKEIATKMQELALSEGALPRHLHTSLFTISSDQRMLTNRQLSRHLVGLWTAENPVAMNLLKRILPTGLLAYLDSADAVPEKDVDRMHIRDNLKIATDQLNRNKVPEWQRMAGKAAKEVEKFAKEKADIVLMHWRDKMGIAQKEQDRNNLNPNQKPVILRKRRQRIKIEVNWELFYYRFQLDHARSNLIWNLKTREELRDALEGEMRAFSVDRELGSATVISWNHQEFEVKYECLSDEIKIGDYYLRLLLEEDENEESNAIKRSYEFFNELYHRFLLTPKVTMKCLCLQALAIVYGKCYEEIGPFTDTKYIVGMLDRCTDKLERDRLILFLNKLILNRKNVKEVMDSNGVRILVDLLTLAHLHTSRATVPLQSNVLEASPDMKRESEKEWYFGNADKERRGPFSFEEMQEFWSTGVLTAKTRCWAQGMDGWRPLQAIPQLKWCLLATGQAVMNESDLATLILNMLITMCSYYPSRDQDNAIIRPLPKIKRMISDNACLPHIVQLLLTFDPILVEKVANMLYLVMQDNPNLQRLYLTGVFFFIMMYTGSNVLPVARFLKYTHLKQAFKSEESKGQDIVQRSVLGPVLPEAMVCYLENYEAERISEIFLGEFDTPEAIWSSEMRRMMIEKIAAHVADFSPRLQSNTRALYQYCPIPVISFPQLDNELFCNIYYLRHLCDTIRFPNWPIREPVKLLKDTLEAWKREVEKKPPSMSVDDAYEVLNLPQGQGQHEESKIRKAYFRLAQKYHPDKNPEGRDMFEKVNKAYEFLCTKSARFLDGPDPENIILILKTQSILFNRHKQELEPYKYAGYPMLIKTITMETEDDQLFSKTSPLLPAAVELAFHTVNCSALNAEELRRDNGIEVLLEALSRCVAVLTASSKPDDMAVQVCGHICKCYSVAAQFEECREKIIELPNIIRDLCHILFYGKGLPKTAALAVQCVSSFAVDFFLQTHLYHAGVLWHLLVHLFNYDYTLEESGVQANQETNQQEVANNLAKLSLVALSRLGGYAQTPPTPDGNNPVSETNGIDGTPPENPTIRKSLAAMLTPYISRKLGTGTPAEVLKLLNSNSENPYLIWNNGTRAELLEFLECQQEGNIKRGENDKSFGAEFVFNDHSKELIVGEIFVRVYNEQPTFPLEYPKAFAASLLDYVGSQAQYLHTLLAMSQSNKVESQQHAERLRFAEMALEALRNVIKNNPGSETECIGHFKLLFSLLRVHGAGRVQQLVLEVVNTVTSNQECVSNIAESLVLSNLLLLLHSLPSSRQIVLETLYALTSNTKIVKEAMAKGALIYLLDLFCNCTHPQVRTQTAELFSKMTADKLVGPKVRLTLMRFLPGVFMDAMRDNAEAAVHIFEGTHENPELIWNDNSREKVSTTVRELMLEHFKQQKDNPDVNWKMPDDFTVAYGAGQGELEVGGVFLRIFIAQPGWVLRKPREFLVSLLETMTELLEKNNPNGEALETVTTAAVCLFSTQSQLADQVPPLGHLPRILAALNHKNNAVPKCSIRLIHVLSDNELCVRSMASLETIGPLMTGMKSRADMAGLACEALNRMFQKEQTELVAQALRVELVPYLLKLLEGIGLETLDNPSATKAQIVKALKSMTRSLQFGEQVNEILAKSSVWSAFKDQKHDLFISESQTAGYLTGPGVAGYLTAGSGTTVMPSVPPPVDNDIGDQG, encoded by the exons GTACAAGCGAGTCTTCTCAGTGGGGACGCATGGCATCACCACATACAACCCTACCACGCTAGAAGTAACAAatcag TGGCCTTATGGAGATATCTGTGGTATCGGTCCAGTAGGAAAAGGTCAGGGAACGGAGTTCAACCTTACATTCCGCAAAGGCAGTGGCAAGAAGTCTGAAACGCTCAAGTTCTCGACAGAGCACCGGACAGAGCTGCTCACAGAAGCACTG AGATTCAGAACAGAGTTTTCGGAGGGAAAGATAACAGGCAGG CGTTACAACTGCTACAAGCACCACTGGAGTGACACCAGAAAGGCTGTGAGTTTAGAGGTGACACCTGGCGGCATCGATCAGATCGACCCGCAAACCAACCGGGTGGTGTGTTCCTACGACTACCGTAATGTAGAAGGCTTCGTGGAGGTCTCTGATTACCAGGGAGGATTCTGCATCCTTTATGGTGGCTTCAGCAGGCTG CATCTGTTTGCCTCGGAGCATCGAGATGATATAATCCGCTGCGCCATAGAGCACGCGGGGAACTTCATTGGCATCACACTACGACTGAGAAAGGACGCCCTGACCTTTGAGGATTTCGTGACAGACAGGTTGGGGAAGTACAGCTCAGACGAGAGCATCACTTCACTGGCTGAGTTTGTGGTGCAGAAGATCACCCCTCGACACCCG GAGCCTGTTAAACGTATACTGGCCCTGACAGAGACATGTCTAGTGGAGAGAGACCCGGCTTCATACAACATAGTTACCATCAAACCCTTCGGAGAG GTATTTGCCCTCATCTGTGATATCGACAACCCTCAGGTGTTTACAGTTGAATTCATCAGAGGTCAGATCAGGAAGTTCTCCTCCACAGAAAG ggaCTCCCTGTTAGCCAGCCTCCTTGATGGAGTCCGTGCATCGGGCAACAGGGACGTGTGTGTCAAGATGGCCCCCACGCAGCGAGGGCAAAGATGGGGCCTGCTGAGCATGCCCgtggacgaggaggtggagagcTTGCATCTCAAATTCCTTGCGGCACCTCCGA ATGGCAACTTTGCAGATGCAGTGTTCAGATTCAACGCCAACATATCCTACAGTGGAGTGCTGCATGCAGTAACCCAAGAT gGTCTTTTCTCTGAGAACAAAGAGAAGCTCATCAACAATGCCATCCTGGCACTTTTATCCCAGGAGGCAGAGCTGCCAGCTCTTAACGCTGAGCTGGAGAGCCATTTCCAGGCCATCCGCCGCCTGGTGGCCTCCAAGGCTGGCTTCCAGGCTTTCACACAGCTGCCTAA atTCAGGGAAAAGTTGGGAGTAAAGACGGTTAAAGCTTTAAAACGGAACAACAACGGTGTGACACATGCTGCTGTAGACATGCTTTGTGCCCTTATGTGT CCAATGCACGATGACTACGACCTGAGGCAGGAACAGCTGAACAAGGCCTCTCTGCTGTCCTCCAAGAAGTTCCTTGAAAACCTCCTTGAAAAATTCATCACTAACGTG gaCCATGGAACAGGAGCTTTGGTCATCAGCTCCTTACTGGATTTCTTAACGTTTGCCCTCTGCGCGCCCTACAGTGAAACCACAGAGGGGCAGCAGTTTGATATGCTGCTTGAGATGGTTGCTGCCAATGGTCGCACGCTGTTCAAACTCTTCCAG CATCCCTCCATGGCAATAGTAAAGGGAGCAGGTCTGGTGATGAAGGCCATCATTGAG gAGGGAGACAAGGAAATAGCCACTAAGATGCAGGAGCTGGCCTTGAGTGAAGGGGCTCTTCCAAGGCACCTGCACACTTCTTTGTTCACCATCAGCAGTGACCAGCGGATGCTTACCAACAG GCAGCTGAGTCGTCACCTTGTTGGCCTGTGGACGGCAGAGAACCCTGTTGCCATGAACCTCCTCAAGAGGATACTG CCAACAGGCCTGCTGGCGTACCTGGACAGTGCTGATGCAGTCCCGGAGAAAGACGTGGACAGAATGCACATCCGTGACAACTTGAAAATCGCCACG GACCAGCTAAACCGAAACAAAGTCCCAGAGTGGCAGCGGATGGCAGGCAAAGCAGCCAAAGAGGTGGAAAAGTTTGCCAAGGAGAAGGCCGATATAGTGTTGATGCACTGGAGAGATAAAATGGGAATAGCCCAGAAGGAG CAGGACAGAAATAACCTG AACCCAAACCAAAAGCCTGTTATCCTAAGGAAGAGGCGACAGAGGATAAAGATTGAAGTCAACTGGGAGCTTTTCTACTACAG ATTCCAGCTTGACCATGCTCGGTCCAACCTCATCTGGAACCTGAAGACGAGGGAGGAGCTGCGGGATGCTCTGGAGGGGGAGATGCGGGCCTTCAGCGTGGACCGTGAGCTCGGCAGTGCCACCGTCATCTCCTGGAATCACCAGGAGTTTGAG GTGAAATACGAGTGCCTTTCAGATGAGATAAAGATCGGGGATTACTACCTGCGTCTGCTGCTTGAGGAGGATGAAAACGAAGAATCAAATGCCATCAAGAGATC GTACGAGTTCTTCAACGAACTCTACCATCGCTTTCTGCTTACACCCAAAGTTACGATGAAGTGCCTGTGCCTGCAGGCGCTTGCTATAGTCTATGGGAAGTGCTACGAGGAGATTGGCCCCTTCACAGACACAAAATATATTGTGGGCATGCTGGACAGA TGCACAGACAAACTTGAAAGAGACAGActcatcctcttcctcaacAAACTCATTCTCAACAGG AAAAATGTGAAGGAGGTAATGGACTCAAATGGAGTGCGTATTTTGGTGGATCTGCTCACCTTGGCCCATCTGCACACCAGTAGAGCTACAGTGCCCCTGCAG AGCAACGTGTTGGAGGCATCGCCAGacatgaagagggagagtgagaaaGAGTGGTACTTTGGAAACGCAGACAAGGAGAGAAGAGGACCTTTCAGTTTTGAGGAG ATGCAGGAATTTTGGAGCACAGGCGTCCTGACAGCGAAGACGCGCTGCTGGGCTCAAGGAATGGACGGCTGGCGTCCCCTGCAGGCCATCCCCCAGCTAAAATGGTGCCTCCTGGCCACGGGgcaagcagtgatgaatgaGTCTGACCTGGCTACACTAATCCTTAACATGCTTATCACCATGTGCTCCTACTACCCCAGCAG GGACCAAGATAATGCCATTATCCGTCCTTTACCCAAGATCAAGAGGATGATCAGTGACAATGCTTGTCTCCCTCACATTGTTCAG CTGttgttgacctttgaccccatCCTGGTGGAAAAGGTAGCTAACATGCTGTACCTGGTGATGCAGGACAACCCTAATCTGCAGCGCCTCTATTTAACCGGGGTGTTCTTCTTCATCATGATGTACACTGGCTCCAACGTGCTTCCTGTGGCAAG gTTCCTGAAGTACACACATCTGAAACAAGCCTTCAAATCAGAGGAG TCTAAGGGTCAGGATATAGTGCAGCGCAGCGTTCTGGGTCCGGTGCTGCCTGAGGCCATGGTGTGTTACCTGGAGAACTACGAGGCTGAGCGCATCTCGGAGATATTCCTTGGAGAATTTGATACGCCTGAGGCCATTTGGAGCAGCGAGATGAG GCGGATGATGATTGAGAAGATAGCTGCTCACGTAGCTGACTTCAGCCCCAGACTGCAGAGCAACACGCGGGCCCTCTACCAGTACTGCCCCATCCCCGTGATCAGCTTCCCTCAGCTGGACAACGAGCTCTTCTGCAACATCTACTACCTCAGACATCTGTGCGACACCATCCGCTTCCCCAACTGGCCCATTCGAGAACCT GTGAAGCTGCTAAAAGATACTCTTGAAGCCTGgaagagagaggtggagaaaaaGCCTCCTTCCATGTCTGTAGATGACGCCTATGAAGTCCTCAACCTCCCACAAGGACAGGGACA GCACGAGGAAAGTAAAATCAGGAAGGCTTACTTCAGACTGGCACAGAAGTACCATCCTGACAAGAACCCTGAGGGCAGG GACATGTTCGAGAAAGTCAACAAAGCCTACGAGTTCCTTTGTACAAAGTCTGCACGATTCCTGGACGGCCCCGATCCAGAAaacatcatcctcatcctcaaaACTCAGAGCATCCTCTTCAACCGACACAAACAAG AACTGGAACCATACAAATACGCTGGTTACCCAATGCTCATCAAAACGATCACAATGGAAACGGAGGACGATCAGCTCTTCTCCAagacctctcctctccttccggCTGCCGTTGAACTTGCCTTCCACACTGTCAACTGCTCCGCTCTGAATGCAGAGGAGCTGCGCCGCGACAACGGCATTGAG GTGTTGCTGGAGGCTCTTTCTCGGTGTGTGGCTGTGTTAACTGCGTCCAGCAAGCCTGATGACATGGCTGTACAG GTGTGCGGGCACATCTGTAAGTGCTACAGTGTCGCAGCCCAGTTTGAGGAATGCAGAGAAAAGATAATTGAACTGCCAAACATCATCAGGGACCTCTGTCACATCTTGTTCTATGGAAAG GGTCTCCCAAAAACGGCCGCCCTGGCAGTCCAGTGCGTGAGCTCCTTCGCAGTGGATTTCTTCCTACAGACCCATCTATACCATGCTGGTGTGCTCTGGCACCTGCTGGTCCACCTCTTCAACTACGACTACACCCTGGAGGAGAGTGGCGTTCAGGCCAACCAGGAAACAAACCAACAGGAGGTGGCCAACAACCTGGCCAAGCTCAGTCTGGTAGCTCTCAGCCGTCTGGGAGGCTACGCCCAGACACCACCCACACCGGACGGGAACAATCCCGTTTCAGAGACAAACGGCATCGACGGAACACCTCCTGAGAACCCCACCATCCGCAAGAGCTTAGCAGCCATGCTGACACCATACATCTCAAGGAAGCTGGGAACAGGAACTCCTGCTGAG GTCCTGAAGCTCCTGAATAGTAACTCAGAGAACCCATACTTGATCTGGAACAATGGAACAAGAGCCGAGCTGCTGGAATTCCTGGAGTGTCAGCAGGAGGGAAACATAAAGAGG GGAGAAAATGATAAAAGCTTTGGTGCAGAGTTTGTGTTCAATGATCACAGCAAAGAGCTGATAGTTGGAGAGATCTTTGTGCGGGTCTACAACGAGCAACCAACTTTTCCTCTTGAG TACCCCAAAGCATTTGCAGCCAGTCTGCTAGACTACGTGGGCTCACAGGCCCAGTACCTCCACACTCTGCTGGCCATGAGTCAGAGCAACAAGGTGGAGTCCCAGCAGCATGCTGAGAGGCTCCGCTTCGCTGAGATGGCTTTAGAGGCTCTACGTAACGTCATCAAGAACAACCCTG GTTCGGAGACAGAGTGCATCGGACATTTCAAACTGCTCTTCTCTTTGTTGAGGGTTCATGGAGCTGGCAGAGTACAGCAGCTGGTGTTGGAG GTTGTGAATACGGTGACATCAAACCAAGAATGTGTTAGCAACATTGCAGAGTCGCTAGTGTTGTCCaaccttctgctgctgctgcactcacTCCCTTCAA GTCGCCAAATTGTGTTGGAAACCTTGTATGCACTGACTTCCAATACAAAGATAGTCAAAGAGGCTATGGCCAAAG GTGCTCTGATCTACTTGCTCGACCTCTTCTGTAACTGCACACATCCCCAGGTCCGCACGCAGACTGCCGAGCTCTTCTCCAAGATGACCGCAGACAAGCTGGTTGGGCCAAAG GTGCGTCTAACACTGATGCGTTTCCTCCCTGGTGTGTTCATGGACGCCATGAGAGACAACGCCGAAGCAGCAGTGCACATATTCGAGGGAACACACGAGAACCCTGAACTGATCTGGAACGACAATTCGAGAGAGAAAGTGTCCACAACTGTCCGGGAGTTGATGCTTGA GCACTTTAAACAGCAGAAGGATAATCCTGATGTGAACTGGAAA ATGCCAGATGACTTCACAGTGGCTTATGGAGCAGGACAGGGCGAGCTAGAAGTCGGTGGCGTCTTCTTGCGTATCTTCATCGCGCAGCCAGGCTGGGTGCTACGCAAGCCTCGAGAGTTCCTGGTGTCCCTCCTGGAGACCATGACTGAGCTGCTGGAGAAAAACAACCCCAAT GGTGAGGCCCTAGAGACGGTTACCACGGCAGCAGTATGTCTGTTCAGCACACAAAGCCAGCTGGCCGACCAGGTTCCTCCTCTGGGTCACCTGCCTCGCATCCTGGCAGCACTCAACCACAAGAACAATGCCGTGCCCAAGTGCTCCATCCGCCTCATCCACGTGCTGTCAGACAATGAG CTGTGTGTGCGCTCCATGGCTTCTCTGGAAACAATCGGACCCCTCATGACTGGGATGAAAAGTCGGGCCGACATGGCCGGATTGGCTTGTGAAGCTCTCAACCGCATGTTTCAGAAGGAGCAGACTGAATTGGTCGCCCAG GCTCTAAGAGTGGAGCTGGTTCCATACCTACTGAAGCTACTGGAAGGAATCGGCTTGGAGACTCTTGATAACCCTTCAGCCACAAAGGCCCAGATAGTCAAGGCTCTCAAGTCCATGACTCGCAGTCTGCAGTTCGGCGAACAG GTGAACGAGATTCTAGCGAAGTCCTCAGTGTGGAGTGCCTTCAAAGACCAGAAACATGATCTTTTCATCTCAGAGTCCCAGACTGCAGGCTACCTGACAG GTCCAGGAGTAGCAGGTTACCTTACAGCAGGATCTGGCACCACGGTAATGCCCAGCGTCCCACCCCCCGTGGACAACGACATTGGAGACCAAGGctga